In the genome of Planctomyces sp. SH-PL62, the window GTCGTAGGTGCGGCCGTCCAGTTCGCGGCCGGCGCGGCCCTTTCGGACGCCCCCCCACTGCTTGAAGAAGAACTGGACGCCCGCGACGGCGCACTGGTCGCGAAGTCCGGCGACCCACTCCTTCGCCATCGGCCGGGCGCCGTGGCCGCTCTCGCCGCCGACGATCATCCAGTCGATCCCGCTCAGGTCGACTTCCCCCAGGTCTTCCAGCAGGGGTTCGACCGAGAGGAACCGCAACGCGGCCGGGGCATTCCGCAGGTGGTCGATGCGAGGCAGCCCGTGGCGACGGTTCTCGACGCTCACGCCCCACCAGACGTGGGGCTCGCGGGCGAGGTCGCGCAGCTCGCCGGCGAGACTAGCGGCGAGCCTCTCGGAACGCTTGGTCAAGACCTGATAGGTGTGCCAGTTCGCCACCCGCATCACCTCGGCGACCCGTCGGACGTAATCACCGGCGACGTCCTTGTGAAACAGGTCGCTCATCGAGTTGACGAAGACCATTCGGGGCTTCGTCCAGCGCAAGGGGTCGAGCAATTTATGGGGCGCCGTGCGAAGGTCGAAGCCCTGCTCGTACGGATGGCCGGGGACGCCTCGGAAGCGCTCGGCGAAGGTCTCGGCGTAGCAATGGGCGCATCCGGGCGTGATCTTGGTGCAGCCCCGGACGGGGTTCCAGGTGGCGTCGGTCCATTCGATCTTGGTCTTGTCGCTCACCCCGAGGTCTCCCGCCACCCTAGTCCGCGCCGTTGGGGCCGCCTGGGCATTGTATTGTACCGGAACGGGGTTTCAGCGAGCGGACGCGTCGAGACCGGGCTTGTCCACGGGCCCGTCGTCGAATTACACTTGTCTTCCGCCAGGATCGATTGCCCGGGTTCTCCGGATACGGAGTGAGATGGAGCCCTCATGACCTTCCAGTTCGCCGTCCTCGGCAGCGGCTCGAAGGGCAACTCCGCGTTGTTCCGGCAGCAGGGCGCGGGGATCCTGATCGACGCCGGCCTCGGCGTCCGCTCCCTGACCGAGCGACTGGCGAGCGTCGGCTCGGACTGGTCGCACCTGGCGGCCGTCGTCCTCACCCACACCCACGGCGACCACGTGGACACCGGGGTGTTCCGGGGGATGGCAAGGCGGGGGATCCCCCTTTATTGCCACGAAGGGCACCATCGGAACCTGGGAAGGGACGCGGGTTTTACGACCCTGGAAGCCCTCGGCTTGGTCCGGATCTATGACGAGCGACCTTTCCTGGCTCCCAGCGGTTTCCGGATCGAGCCGATCCCGGCCTGGCACGACGGCGGACCGGCCTTCGGGTTCCGCATGGAGGCGGGAGCGGGAAGGAAGCGTCGGGGCGTCTCGGTCGGCTACCTGACCGACACCGGCACCTGGTGCGACGCCACGGCGGAAGCCCTCGTCGACGTCGACGTGCTGGGGATCGAATTCAACCACGACGAGACGTTGCAGCGGACCTCCGGCCGACACCCGGCCCTGATCGCGCGAAACCTGGGAGACCACGGGCACCTTTCCAACCGCCAGGGGGCCGACCTGGTCTCCTCGGTCCTCTCACGCTCTCGCGGCGATCGCGTCAGCCACCTGGTGCTCCTGCATCTCAGCGACCAGTGCAACCGTCCGGAACTGGCGCTTCGCGAGGCCGGCGACGCGGTCCGGGAGAGCGGCCGGCAGGTGCTGATCCACGCGGCCCGGCAGGCGCCCGCGCATCCCGACCTGAGCTTCGGCCCGGCGCGGTCGGCGTTCGACTGGAAGCCGCACGCCGCCGGCGACCGGCCTTCGCGGCCCAGCAAGTCGCGATGGCGTCCGTCCGAAGCGTGCGGCTTCCTCCCTGGCCTGTACCTGGAGAATTCGTGACCGTCGCCGTTCGACGGCCGGAGAGAGTCCGTGAGCGACTACTTCCTCAGCGACGTCCACCTGCGTGAAGACCGCCCCGAGCGCGGGCGCCGCCTCCTTCGGTTCCTCGACCGGCTCGAATCGGGCGACCGACTCCTGATCGCCGGCGATCTCTGCGACTTCTGGATGGGCTCCCGGCTGTCGTCCGGCGAGCTCGCCCGAGATCCCGCCCTGGAGGCGCTGGCCGTATTCCGGGCGAAGGGGGGCGACCTTTCGATCCTCCCCGGCAACCATGACGCCTGGCTCGTCCCCTTCTATCAGGACCGCCTGGGGGCCGCGATCCTGACCGAGCCGGTCGAGGTCGAGAGCCATGGCCTGCGGCTCCATATCGTCCACGGCCACCTTTTGGGCGCGCGTCGGAAATGGAAGGCCGCCCTGGAGTCTCGCGAGTTCTTCCGGGGCTTCGGGATGCTCCCCGGTCCCGCGGCCGGGGTCCTCGACAGGATCCTCGAATCGAAGAACCGTCGCGGACTGGAAGCGGACGAACTGCGTCACCTGACGCTCTATCGGGACTACGCCGACGGTCTCGAAGACGCGGTGGACCTCGCCGTCTTCGGCCACGTCCACCGGCCGGTCGACCAACCGGGACGGCCCCGGATGATCGTCCTCGGGGGTTGGCAGAATCGATCGAGCTTCCTCAAGATCGACCCCTCCGGGGCGAGCTTCCACATCGAGGAACGCGACCCGGATGACGACGCCCAGGCCCGCACGGGCCGGGACCTGAACCCTAGCGAGACGAACTCCGTATCTTGATCATGAAATTCGACCATCACCTGCATACGTCCCGCCACTCGCCCGACAGCGAAATGGACCCTCTCGACATGCTCGAACGCGCCCGCGAGATCGGGCTCGACGGCGTGGTCATCACCGAGCACGATTACCAGTGGGCCCCCGACGAGTTGGCCGAGCTGTCGAGCCGCGCGGGAGGGCTCAAGGTCTTCTCGGGCGTCGAGGTCTCGGCGCGCGAGGGCCATTTCCTCGTCTACGGCCTCCCCGACCTGAGCGAAGCCCCCCCGGGGATCGCGGTCGGCGACCTCCTCGAGGTCGTCGAGCGCCGGGGGGCGGCGATCGTCGCCGCGCATCCCTTCCGCTGGTTCCAGCCGTTCGATCGCATCGTCGCCCGATTCGGCCCCGCCTTCCACGGCGTCGAATTCGTCAGCAACAACGTCACCGCCGAGACGAGAGCCCAGGCCGAGGCCCTCCTGGCGTCCTCGCCGATGGCCCGCACCGGATCCAGCGACGCCCACCACGTCGAGACGCTCGGTTGCTATTTCAGCGAGTTCGACGCCCCCGTCGACTCCCTGGCCGATTTCGTCGCCGCACTCCGGAGCGGACGCGTCCGCCCTCGCCACCATCAAGACGCGAGGCTCACCTCGGGGCCCGTGTGATCGACGATGTGGAGGCGCGAGCGACGGGGACGCGGGCCGGGGCCGAGGCGGGACGGCCCCCTCTGCGGCGTCGCTCCCAGTAGGTCTCGAGGCGAGCCTGCGTCGTGGCGCGCACGGGATCGCGGACGGCTTCGAGCTCTCGACGGAACGCCAGCAGTTCCGGCTCCGTCGGCTTGCGTCGCGAGAATTCGGCCGCCAGCGGCAGGAGTCTGCGGTAGGCGGCACGCGTCGGCTCCCGGTCCAGGATCGCCGCCTGCGACCGGAGCAAGGCCTCGAGCCCCCGCGAGTCGCCCCCGCGGTAGGCCCATTGACGTGCGGCCAGGACCACGCGGGAAGTCGTCAGGTGAGCGTCGAGATCCCGGCGCGCGGCGACCACCGCGCGGGCGTCCCGTTCAGTGCGATCGGAGAAGGCCTGCGCGACGCCCCCCGCCAGGAGGACCAGGCCCCAGGCCATCCCCACCCCCCACGTCCGGGGACGGCCCCGGCCGGCGAGCAGCCGGGAGTGAGCCAGCCCAATCGGCAGCCCGGCGATCGCCCCGCCGGCGTGGCCCCAGTTGTCGATGTAGCGCGGGAAGGCGAGCCCCAGCGCCCCGGTGATCGCCAGCGCCTTGAGCATCTGCCAGGTCAGCTCGCGATCGCGGGTCGACCGCGAGGCCCAGCCGGCCGTCGCGCACAGGCCGATGAGCCCCATGATCACGACCGACCCGCCGCCGGAATGGATCAGCG includes:
- a CDS encoding DUF5131 family protein is translated as MSDKTKIEWTDATWNPVRGCTKITPGCAHCYAETFAERFRGVPGHPYEQGFDLRTAPHKLLDPLRWTKPRMVFVNSMSDLFHKDVAGDYVRRVAEVMRVANWHTYQVLTKRSERLAASLAGELRDLAREPHVWWGVSVENRRHGLPRIDHLRNAPAALRFLSVEPLLEDLGEVDLSGIDWMIVGGESGHGARPMAKEWVAGLRDQCAVAGVQFFFKQWGGVRKGRAGRELDGRTYDEVPPPSPNPMPDSRVRSALMRELESGFDRGPG
- a CDS encoding MBL fold metallo-hydrolase, with amino-acid sequence MTFQFAVLGSGSKGNSALFRQQGAGILIDAGLGVRSLTERLASVGSDWSHLAAVVLTHTHGDHVDTGVFRGMARRGIPLYCHEGHHRNLGRDAGFTTLEALGLVRIYDERPFLAPSGFRIEPIPAWHDGGPAFGFRMEAGAGRKRRGVSVGYLTDTGTWCDATAEALVDVDVLGIEFNHDETLQRTSGRHPALIARNLGDHGHLSNRQGADLVSSVLSRSRGDRVSHLVLLHLSDQCNRPELALREAGDAVRESGRQVLIHAARQAPAHPDLSFGPARSAFDWKPHAAGDRPSRPSKSRWRPSEACGFLPGLYLENS
- a CDS encoding UDP-2,3-diacylglucosamine diphosphatase is translated as MSDYFLSDVHLREDRPERGRRLLRFLDRLESGDRLLIAGDLCDFWMGSRLSSGELARDPALEALAVFRAKGGDLSILPGNHDAWLVPFYQDRLGAAILTEPVEVESHGLRLHIVHGHLLGARRKWKAALESREFFRGFGMLPGPAAGVLDRILESKNRRGLEADELRHLTLYRDYADGLEDAVDLAVFGHVHRPVDQPGRPRMIVLGGWQNRSSFLKIDPSGASFHIEERDPDDDAQARTGRDLNPSETNSVS
- a CDS encoding PHP-associated domain-containing protein, coding for MKFDHHLHTSRHSPDSEMDPLDMLERAREIGLDGVVITEHDYQWAPDELAELSSRAGGLKVFSGVEVSAREGHFLVYGLPDLSEAPPGIAVGDLLEVVERRGAAIVAAHPFRWFQPFDRIVARFGPAFHGVEFVSNNVTAETRAQAEALLASSPMARTGSSDAHHVETLGCYFSEFDAPVDSLADFVAALRSGRVRPRHHQDARLTSGPV
- a CDS encoding rhomboid family intramembrane serine protease codes for the protein MTPRLLLRELRDYPATVLFCASWLVVFVAMVALQVQGDAGLTSWRVLLTGIGDGRRFGDLTLQDLANGEYWRLITCNFVHYSVIHIGLNLFAFYLLGSLLESWYGPWTLIAIYGTTGVGGNLFSALARRAIGANPLIHSGGGSVVIMGLIGLCATAGWASRSTRDRELTWQMLKALAITGALGLAFPRYIDNWGHAGGAIAGLPIGLAHSRLLAGRGRPRTWGVGMAWGLVLLAGGVAQAFSDRTERDARAVVAARRDLDAHLTTSRVVLAARQWAYRGGDSRGLEALLRSQAAILDREPTRAAYRRLLPLAAEFSRRKPTEPELLAFRRELEAVRDPVRATTQARLETYWERRRRGGRPASAPARVPVARASTSSITRAPR